A DNA window from Comamonas fluminis contains the following coding sequences:
- a CDS encoding Bug family tripartite tricarboxylate transporter substrate binding protein, translating to MRLLPRFLSGLAATAAAAAFLPVASHAADSGAASYPHQPITMIMGFNAGSGVDVIGRVAQEPLGKILGQPIIIDYKTGAAGNIGSEFVARAKPDGYTIYFGTAATHGSNAALYKKLPFDVETDFVPVAPLVDVANVLTINPNVINVKNLKEFVDEVKAHPGKYNYASTGNGAGTHMAFAEFNSRLGLDMVHVPYKGGPEAITSVLRGETCCIMNQVQTVLSHYKAGKVRLLGVTTAKPVEAVKEVPTIASSGLPGTKGFNSSIWFGIFAPKGTDPVIVKKLNHAVNEVLNQPEVRERFVSQGNTIREETPEQFKKTVHNDRIKWAKVVKDARISID from the coding sequence ATGCGTTTGCTGCCCCGTTTTCTTTCCGGTCTTGCTGCCACAGCGGCAGCTGCTGCTTTCCTGCCCGTTGCCAGCCATGCCGCCGACTCTGGCGCGGCCAGCTATCCGCACCAGCCCATCACCATGATCATGGGCTTCAACGCAGGCTCGGGCGTGGACGTGATTGGCCGCGTGGCGCAGGAGCCGCTGGGCAAGATCCTGGGCCAGCCCATCATCATTGACTACAAGACCGGCGCTGCCGGCAATATCGGCAGCGAGTTCGTGGCCCGCGCCAAGCCCGATGGCTACACGATTTACTTCGGCACCGCCGCCACCCACGGCAGCAACGCCGCCCTGTACAAAAAGCTGCCTTTTGACGTCGAGACTGACTTTGTGCCCGTGGCACCGCTGGTGGATGTGGCCAATGTGCTGACCATCAACCCCAACGTCATTAACGTCAAAAACCTCAAGGAGTTCGTGGACGAGGTCAAGGCCCACCCCGGCAAGTACAACTACGCCTCCACCGGCAATGGTGCAGGCACGCACATGGCGTTTGCCGAGTTCAACTCGCGCCTGGGTCTGGACATGGTGCACGTGCCCTACAAGGGCGGCCCCGAAGCCATTACCTCGGTGCTGCGCGGCGAGACCTGCTGCATCATGAACCAGGTGCAGACCGTGCTGAGCCACTACAAGGCGGGCAAGGTGCGCCTGCTGGGTGTGACCACCGCCAAGCCCGTGGAAGCCGTCAAGGAAGTGCCCACCATTGCCTCCAGCGGCCTGCCCGGCACCAAGGGCTTTAACAGCTCCATCTGGTTTGGCATCTTCGCCCCCAAGGGCACAGACCCGGTGATCGTCAAGAAGCTCAACCACGCCGTCAACGAAGTGCTGAACCAGCCCGAGGTGCGCGAGCGCTTTGTCTCGCAGGGCAACACCATCCGCGAAGAGACCCCTGAGCAGTTCAAGAAGACGGTGCACAACGACCGTATCAAGTGGGCGAAGGTGGTCAAGGACGCTAGGATTAGTATTGACTAA
- a CDS encoding YXWGXW repeat-containing protein, with protein sequence MLTIRSTVQSALAASALALIGFAAPAHAYGNHGPSASQGAYVNVQFGAPPPARYEAVPAPRRGYFWAPGYWEPRGHRHVWRAGHWVQSRPGYVYRQPVWSQHGNRWDYRASRWDRDGDGVPNRHDRNPNNPHRR encoded by the coding sequence ATGCTGACAATCCGCTCCACTGTTCAATCTGCTCTGGCTGCCAGCGCACTGGCATTGATCGGTTTTGCCGCACCAGCCCACGCCTATGGCAACCACGGCCCCAGCGCCAGCCAGGGCGCTTATGTGAATGTGCAGTTCGGCGCCCCTCCTCCCGCCCGCTATGAAGCTGTGCCCGCCCCCCGCCGTGGCTATTTCTGGGCACCGGGCTACTGGGAGCCACGCGGCCACCGCCATGTGTGGCGAGCAGGCCACTGGGTGCAAAGCCGCCCCGGCTATGTGTACCGCCAGCCCGTCTGGAGCCAGCATGGCAACCGCTGGGACTACCGCGCCAGCCGCTGGGATCGTGATGGCGATGGAGTGCCCAACCGCCATGACCGCAACCCCAACAACCCGCACCGCCGTTAA
- a CDS encoding helix-turn-helix domain-containing protein, with translation MSTTADLVTAIKKELKAAQMTYADLAEAIDMAESSVKRMLAKGDMPLSRIDEICRALHLDFADLARSVADSRPLLQQISREQEIAVVADRKLLLTAICVLSQWTLEQIVATYRISEPEGIGYLAQLDRIGIIELRPGNRYKLRLAKTFRWQPNGPVMDFFRENAVLDYFGGQFSDEDETMLLVHGSIAPHLAPNFVERIQRIGQDFSQQHQQDQRLGQNKLEGYTLVLGMRKWELPAFASLRR, from the coding sequence ATGAGCACGACCGCAGACCTCGTCACCGCCATCAAGAAAGAACTCAAGGCCGCGCAGATGACCTATGCCGATCTGGCCGAGGCGATCGACATGGCGGAATCCAGCGTCAAGCGCATGCTGGCCAAGGGCGATATGCCGCTGTCACGCATCGACGAGATCTGCCGCGCCCTGCATCTGGACTTTGCCGATCTGGCGCGCAGCGTGGCCGACAGCCGCCCTCTGCTGCAGCAAATCAGCCGCGAGCAGGAAATTGCCGTGGTGGCCGACCGCAAGCTGCTGCTGACAGCCATCTGCGTGCTCAGCCAGTGGACGCTGGAGCAGATTGTTGCCACATACCGCATCAGCGAGCCCGAGGGCATTGGCTACCTGGCCCAGCTGGACCGTATCGGCATCATCGAGCTGCGCCCCGGCAACCGCTACAAGCTGCGCCTGGCCAAGACTTTCCGCTGGCAGCCCAATGGTCCGGTGATGGATTTCTTCCGCGAAAACGCCGTACTGGACTACTTTGGCGGCCAGTTTTCCGATGAGGACGAAACCATGCTGCTGGTGCACGGCTCCATCGCGCCGCATCTGGCACCCAATTTTGTGGAGCGCATTCAGCGCATAGGCCAGGACTTCTCTCAGCAGCACCAGCAGGACCAGCGCCTGGGCCAGAACAAGCTGGAGGGCTACACCCTGGTGCTGGGCATGCGCAAATGGGAGCTGCCCGCATTTGCGTCTTTGCGCCGCTAA